In a single window of the Neoarius graeffei isolate fNeoGra1 chromosome 28, fNeoGra1.pri, whole genome shotgun sequence genome:
- the LOC132876168 gene encoding zinc finger BED domain-containing protein 5-like — MCRIFFGDSAAAKLGTVPLSNDTVARRIADMSNDIREQLIQFIKNSPYYALQLDESTDIAGQAQLLTYVRYVRDKLIEEDVLFCRPLQSHTTGEAIFNVLDSFIRENGLAWDRCVGLCTDGARAMTGREQGLAARVKQVAPLVKWTHCMVHREALAAKKMPSLLESVLNQSVKMINLIKSRPLNSRLFEVLCQEMGSEHEQLLLHTEVRWLSRGRVLQHLYELRDEVMRFLTQINSDLAKNLDDPLWLACLSYLVDIFDRLNGLNLSLQ; from the coding sequence atgtgcagaatattcttcggggatagtgcagcagccaaattaggcaccgtgccactttcaaatgacacagttgctcggagaattgctgatatgtccaatgatatcagagagcaattaatacagtttattaaaaatagtccatactatgccttgcagttggatgagtctaccgatattgctggacaggcacagcttcttacatatgtcaggtatgtcagggataaattaattgaggaggatgtccttttttgccgccctcttcagtcacacacaactggagaggccatcttcaatgtccttgattcatttattcgcgagaatgggttggcgtgggaccgatgcgttggcttgtgcacggatggcgcacgagcaatgacgggccgtgagcaaggtctagctgctcgcgttaagcaggtagctccacttgtaaaatggacccattgcatggttcatcgcgaagcactcgctgcaaaaaaaatgccatctctgttggaatccgtgctgaaccaatcagtaaaaatgatcaacctcatcaagtcacggccgctaaactctcgcttgtttgaggtcctctgtcaggagatggggtcagagcacgaacagctgcttctgcacactgaggttcgctggctgtccagggggcgggtgttacaacatttgtatgagctgcgagatgaggtgatgcggtttttgacacaaatcaattcagacctggcaaaaaatctggatgaccctttgtggctggcgtgtctctcctatttggtcgatatatttgaccgcttgaatggcttgaacctgtctttgcaa